A genomic region of Xiphophorus couchianus chromosome 9, X_couchianus-1.0, whole genome shotgun sequence contains the following coding sequences:
- the hapln4 gene encoding hyaluronan and proteoglycan link protein 4 has protein sequence MSSKQRQLQIFGEMSFVIFILTSALSVSSLPEDLMESRRRVVHVLEDETGAVIVQTAPGKVVTHRGGSITLPCRFRHEPENTDPARIRIKWTKVTDALQFEDVFVALGRQQRVFGSYRGRVFLERAGPGDASVIIQNVTLEDYGRYECEVTNDMEDDTGFVNLDLEGVVFPYYPRDGRYKLNYHEAEDACKHQDSILASHSQLHKAWLEGLDWCNAGWLEDGSVQYPISNPRDQCGRKDNPAGVRNYGYRHKEDERYDAFCFTSKLNGKVYFLKRFKKVNYAEAVKACIRDGSAVAKVGQLYAAWKFQLLDRCEAGWLEDGSIRYPIVNPRSRCGGSHPGVRHLGFPDKKFRLYGVYCFRKYMDETAGGTKVTKPLKESLVKRKSSNSIPVNATNAI, from the exons ATG TCCTCAAAGCAACGTCAGCTTCAGATCTTTGGTGAAATGTCCTTTGTAATCTTCATCCTGACTTCTGCCCTCTCTGTGTCGTCCCTGCCCGAGGATCTGATGGAATCCAGGAGACGAGTGGTGCACGTGCTCG AGGATGAGACTGGAGCTGTGATTGTGCAGACAGCCCCGGGTAAGGTGGTGACACATCGGGGTGGCTCCATCACGCTGCCTTGCAGATTTCGTCATGAGCCGGAGAACACAGATCCCGCTCGCATCCGGATCAAATGGACCAAAGTGACAGACGCCCTGCAGTTCGAGGACGTCTTTGTTGCACTCGGAAG GCAGCAGCGTGTGTTTGGCTCATACCGGGGACGTGTGTTTCTGGAGCGGGCAGGACCAGGTGATGCCTCAGTGATCATCCAAAATGTCACCCTGGAGGACTACGGGCGCTACGAGTGTGAGGTCACTAATGACATGGAGGATGATACGGGATTCGTCAACCTTGACTTAGAAG GAGTGGTCTTCCCCTACTACCCCCGCGACGGGCGCTACAAGCTGAACTACCACGAGGCAGAGGATGCCTGCAAACATCAGGACTCCATTCTGGCCTCTCATTCTCAGCTGCACAAA GCCTGGTTGGAAGGACTGGACTGGTGTAATGCTGGATGGCTGGAGGACGGCTCAGTCCAGTATCCCATCTCCAATCCCAGAGACCAGTGTGGCCGCAAGGACAACCCGGCTGGTGTTCGCAACTATGGCTACAGGCACAAGGAGGATGAGCGCTATGACGCCTTCTGCTTCACTTCTAAGCTAAATG GCAAAGTGTACTTCCTCAAACGCTTCAAGAAAGTGAACTACGCCGAGGCTGTGAAGGCCTGCATTCGAGATGGATCGGCTGTGGCCAAAGTGGGTCAGCTCTACGCAGCATGGAAGTTCCAGCTGCTGGACCGCTGCGAAGCAGGGTGGCTGGAAGACGGCAGCATTCGGTACCCCATCGTCAACCCTCGCTCTCGTTGCGGAGGCTCCCACCCAGGGGTCCGACACTTGGGCTTCCCTGACAAAAAGTTCAGGCTGTACGGGGTCTACTGTTTCCGCAAGTACATGGATGAAACAGCAGGTGGTACCAAAGTGACAAAACCCCTGAAAGAAAGTTTGGTAAAACGGAAGAGCAGCAACAGCATCCCAGTGAATGCCACAAACGCTATTTAA